CGGTATAATGATAAGGTTGTTTCCTTGTGACCTGGATGTCATCATGTCACATGTTCAAATCCTATAAACAACTTCAGTTGTTGGGGTAAGGTTGCATAATTTACTACCCTCTCTAACCCATTTGGTGGAAAGTGGAAACCTTGTCCACTGGTCCGCTCTTtatattatgaaataaattGAACATGAAATATATCTAGAATGTAAAACTGAATACGCTACCTTATTCATAGCTGCCATTGCCTTAGTAGCACCTTTCATTCCAACAGCAACAGAAGAATGAGCGTGCATAGCCTGCACGAAATAACAATCAAACATAGCTAAGACAATGATCATAAACCAAACCAAGTACCATCTCAAACACAAAGGGTTCAATAATCAACCTGTGTGTGAGTTGCTATGCCTCTCATCTGAGCTCGACTACCTTGAAGATTAGCAATCTGTTGCCTCAGCCTTATCAACTGACGTGCTAGAATTTTAGTCGCTCCCtgcgaagaaaaaaaaaaaacattttcatttcaAACCGCAAATGTCTCTACTCCAAATGGTATAGGCAAAAAAGtccgtttgaattgacttatttgagcttatcaaGTCTGCTTAAAATTGAAAACCTACGGCTACGAACGAGGAAATagaaatatgaatatgaataccTCATTTCCTGTTTTAGCAGTTCTCTTAATCTCAGCAACAAGTTTCTTTtcctaacaaaacaaaaaaaaaaaaatcatattattactaactaactaactaattaagtatatataataattgattTATAAGTATTAAACATACTTACTTCTAATTGTAATGATCCAATTTCCCTCTCTATACCTGGAGaatcatatgatatgatagTTAGTAgtatttgattaattaattaataaaaaaaggttaaaattaagagatgattaattaattattagtgTAATTTGATAAGGATTATATACCTCTAGTGGCGTTTGTCATTTCGCGTTTACTCTCGCGAAGAGCCTCTGcaggaaaattaattaataaattaaaaacgaaattgaaaaacatgattgttaacgaagaagaagaagaagaataagaacCTTTGGCGGTGGGTTTCTTGGTGAAGATGTTCATGGCGCTATGTATCTTCTTCAATGACGAAGGATCTTTCTCTTCCTATGATGAAAATTTAGTTACTTTCCTACCACTTTTACTTTTctgatctctttttttttttttatagtaacaACAAACACATTCGTAGAAACCgcgttgttttaaaaaaaaaacgaaatttaTAAAACCTAACTTATGattaaaactaaaaacaaacaatttccGACGAAGGTGAAGTATAAGGGGATAAGCTCAGATTCTTTAAGcaatttcttttcattttgttttatttttaattaattaattaataccgATCGATACAGCGAATTCCGCTggaagttttaaaaaaaatatagtttttatcgttgataaaaaaaattgacaaaacaattttttttatgttaatagATAAATTTCCACTAACAAAAATTTGTACCATTATAATATTTTCTGATACACtatcttaaaaaatttataataatatataaaagctTATCGATGGGTATAAGTTGTTTCATATATGTTcataaataagtcaattcaaacatgaCTTTAATTCTATCAACGtagtttaagaaaaaataacttatgaaaatacaatttttgttagtgataatttataaattaacaaaCATAGGAAAAATTAAACCataagtcctttatcttatttttttgtaacactttgattctttatcttttttttataatactttagtcctttatcttttatttgtaacactttagtcctttattttttttatttgtaacactttagtcctttttttgtaacagtttagtcctttatctttttttatttgtaacactttggtcctttattttttataaataaataagataaagaccaaagtgttacaaaaaaaaataaaggaccaaattgttacaaataaaaaaagataaaggaccaaactgttacaaaaaaataagataaaggacttgtagtgtaattttgtcattaacataaaacttatttatttaaataagttatttttcataaattcaaaaataagtcaattcataTGGAccctaattaattaaaaaaatttaaggtaACGTAGTACAATGATTTTGaacaattatttttcattatcgATGCATAtttctttctcttcatttttaCGATAAATACTAGTATTCTTTAAACTCTTAGGACTTGTTTGTattcaacttatttttgagcttataaaatagagttttatgttaatttataagttttcactaacataagttgtatttttataacttatttcctcataaactacattgtaaattaataataatatatataaaaacttatttatttgcataagctattttgcaaaaactcaaaaataaatcaatccaaacgggcccttaatatttatttatttattttttaatattcactttCTTATCATATGAAAATCACGCGAGTCTCGTTCTAACCCATTGATATGAAACCTGAATTTTGGAAAAGTAGTGTTCCAAACACTCTTCTTCATGCTAGTCCAATGTTAGTTTTgcaataaaacataaaaaattagaattatCGATGAGAAAGATTATCTTCTTTAGtttctgtgtgatttttttcaaagtgtttatTGTAAAAATCACATGAGGTCGTAAACATATTGGCATTATATCTATTTTACAGTAAGTGACATAGACATGATAGGTCAAACTTTCTTCCCAAACATCATGAGTAAGTTGTTTGCATATCCTTAACCATTTGAACCggaattataatttatattctaCTAACATGTTTagattattatttcaaaaaaaaaaaaaaacatgtttagaTCATTAGTGCTTCAGAAAATGTTTAGATCATTAGAAAACTTTGAGCATGATACTTCTTCTGTGTCATAACTAAGATTCGTTTATGATTATTGAGAAGTTGAATTATATAAGTTAATTAATATTGCatactttttataagaaaaatataaagaataaattaaatttttttatttattaaagagCTACTCCAATTAGTGGAGTATACTATAATGTTAATTTTACATCtatttttgagaaattttaaGCTCAATCGTCTTTGAGATTGCAAAGTAAAACTCATCATAAAGTTGATACCTCACAAACACATTTTGCACTCACCAAGGCATAAACATCAATATCTTTCCTTATAATTCTTAATTTATTCTCCAACTTTTCCAACAAGTTTGAACATGAAAAATACCTATGATCTTTTGCAAGCTCAGCCACTCCACTACACATGTGCAAAGCTTGCGAAGAATCCAAAAAAACAATGTAAAAAGTTCtacaaatgaaaatatatgtaaTTGTTTTACTGATTATCGACACAATTGTTGTTTAGTTTTACATTAATTAGTACTTAGTGCATTTACTACTTGTTGTATAAATATATCTGTACATTAATAATCTAACCTAGGCAGGGCACTAAGATACATTACAGTTTTTTGGGGTATGCAACATTCCAATTAGCAGTACAAAATTTCTCTAGTTTGGATAATTTGTCATTATATTTTCATTGGATCCTCTCTTTAAGTTGTCCACCTTCTTCACTGAGTCTATGTTTATTCCTAGGTTTGGAATTTGGTCTAGAAAGATCTCCTTCATTCGAGTTCGAGTCCTTAGATTTGGTACTTGACCTAGAATGAGGTCCTTCTTTGGAGTTCGAGTCTTTAGATTTAGAACTCGTTCTTGCATGAGATCCATCGTTCGAGTTTGGGTCCTTAGATTTGGAACTATGTCTAGAATGTGCCCCTTCATTAGAATTGGACTCTTTAGATTTGGAACTTGATCTAGAATGTGTACCTTCATTAGAATTAGATTCCTTGGATTTGGAACTGGATCTAGAATGTGTAACTTCATTGGAATTAGATTCCTTAACTTGTGCTTTTGATCTTGATTTAGATGATCCACTAACACCTTGAAcatcttttgttttcttagaaTGAGTCGTTTTAGGATTGTCTGATTGGACCCTAGGTGGTAAATTATCATTAGTATTCCCTTGGATTTGGAGGGAGTTTGTATCTTTTTGTATAGGTTGTTCTGTTGTTTTGTGTTTGGATTCATTGAATGAATCATTTGGTGTTGAATGTTTGGAATGCTTTTTTGGTTGCCTTGGTTTGTCTGATTTTTCCTTTGCATGTGACTCTCTCATGTTTCCTGAATGAGATTTTTGCTTAGATGATTTAGGTAAGGGCAACTCATGTGTATCATCTGGATCATTCATCGACTTTGAACTTCTTTCCATTGAATCTACATAGGAATTAACAACATTTTCAACAAATAAATAGTcggaaaaaaaatcaactagTTATAGAATTTGGATTCCCTACGACCCATATGTCATATTATATTCACACATTCGAGACATCAGAAGTTGTGCAATTAAAATTGGAcagtccaatttttttttcaaatcttatattttattttataatttaaaatgtcAAGTTTGAATATGGTTTCGTCTAATTTTGATCGAACAACCACCGATGCCCTGATCACATGAATGCTAAAAATCCCTAACATATTGTGTCAAACATGAAGCATGAAAGATAGTAATAACACGTACCACAGGAGGCCCAATCATCAAGTTCTTTAGAATGATTGTCTCCATTCATATTTAAAGGTCCTGATGATCGTTCTGAGGTAGATTTAAACTCGTTCATctgcaaaagaagaaaaataataatgctccaaagtttttatttttttattaatatcatACTCAAAAGACTTTTTGTGGCAATCATGCTtcaaagactttttttttttcaccaccagtatccggtCCACCAAATCGCTTAATTTGGTTGGGGGTAAAAAATTAAGTACTTAATTAATCTTTAACAAggtttaatatattaattaattaacgatTAAAAACTTTGAGAAATAGAGACTTACCCAGCTGGGATTATTATTTTCAGTAGGACCATCCCATCCAATATGTGCCACATGCTTTACATCCGTGGGATTACCAATCTCAATTTCTTGTTCTTTTTCATCTACAGAAtggatatattaattatttagtGGTTAGTGGTataaatatgagtttaattttaaCACATACAATACATTGTTAGTGtaaaaattttacattttgGACACAACACATTCAACTATATatgtgaatttatttttttaacttttaccACAAGTTTAATCAGGTTCGATGATTAATTCTtgcatcaagtagtttcagaCTATATATGtgaatttaaaaatagttaccgtttgtaaaaatttaaaatatttttaatgatctgacaaaataattaacttgttgtaacaaaaaaaataataataaaataattaacttGTTAGAGCAAGAGGGGAGGTTTACTTTACATACCAAATATCTGAGAAAGGATTCTCAGACCTTTAAGGAGACCCTTCATCTTATTGTCACTGGACATATTATGACAAATCTTATGTGTTGGAATTTTCCTTATCCAAGTAATAGAAAATGTTATAATCTCTAATTACACCTGCAAGACATCaattcaacatttaattatgcttataaaaaaaaaaatcaacatttaattaaggaaaaattaaaattgtaaagTACATAGTAACAAGTTCAATTCCTaatgataaaaaagaaaaagaaaaaagagtctcatcatttattataaaaagtaaTTTCCTAtgctttttttgacaaagaaaaatattttatattgatgAAGGGCATTGCACATAATCTGACCTATTGAAGTTCTGCTTGAAAGGTCAGCATTCAAGAATCCATCCATTGTTGACTTAAACAAAATTTGCAAATAGAATTAACCATCAATGATGATAAGATTTATatttacacttttttttctttcttccacaTGAGGGTGAACATGCATGGTCTTGTGATTTTAAGAGATAGAAGatttgttgaaaaaattaaGGCAATGTTTTAACAAATGTTTCGTGTGGAAAATGTCTATGATGAGGAAAAAAGATGAATGTAgaaaatcaattatgtttaaaaacacacctatttttaattttgttattgtaTGGAAATGCTTAATTTGATTGTTGATTTTCCCCTTTAATTGAAACCAGATACTGATCGGAATTTCAGGTGTGACAATGAgaataattgaaagaaaaaaaatttaaaatattaaaggTGATAATTAATTTTAGAAAGGCCTTAATGGACTTATGTCTCAAGAATTAAATCAATGGGTAATGACCAATATGGATGAGTTATACATAAACCAGAGTATTTTAATTGTTTGGATGTTTTCATATTTCTTGAAATGGATAATTTCTTTAAGGGTCTAATTTATATATACCACACAAGTGTAAAAagtttttacactttcaataaattatagtctttagattattttatttttttacacaagcAAACTTAGttctttttattcataataataatttcaatacaAGGCGGACAATAATCAAAAACCCGAGAACCAACGAAAAAACGAGTTTCCTGAGCAAGATCATGAGCTACTCGGTTAGTTTGCCTCCTAACATGACTAACCTAacaatttgaaattaaatgtaATAGACTACGACATAACTCAATAACAATATCAAGCTCAGTATTATTTCTAGACGTATTATGAATAGTTTGTACCACTTGGAGACAATCAGTTTCAATTTGAACATTTGTCAATTGTTCCTGCCTTAACCATTGTAGAGCTTCCAAAACACCCAAAGCTTCTTCTGCTAGCTCCGACTTTCCTTCTGGGTAGGCTTTCACAAACTGGTCCTGAGGGTCGCGCACCCATGCTGCAACATGGTCTTTAGATTATTAGAGACATTTAACTTTTCACGTAACCTTTTTTAAAGTCATACATATATTTGATTTTGgtgtattgaattttttttagccaCTACTTTTTAGCCACTACATGACAAATTAAACTCTAAGTTATTAGCAATATTAttcaatattttctattttcatgatagtccagttttttttttttttttttttttttttttttttttttttatgggtttagCTCAAACacgagaaaaaaattatttttccccGTTTTTCACTACCAGATAAATGATTTTTAGtcaacattttaaattaaaatagtattaaaaatgAGGATTGAAAATTGGAGTAGAATTTAAGCCACTAGCCCATTAAATTTGGTCTAATGGTGAAAGATTTGAGTAGTATGATAGAGGTCATACGTTCGATCATCAgcttcattgtaaacaaaaaaaaattggaatagaATTTTATGTTGATTAGAATTTTCTATGATTACGATTCAAAATTGGAGAGTAGAATTGAATTTGTGGGAGTTGTATTCAGTTGGAGAAttagaaatttcaaaattttctatCGAGATAGTGAATATTGAATTGGGGTAGTAATTGAgatcaagtggttaatgagctcccaCCAAAATGAATTGTTTGAAAGAATCTGAATTTGATTCTTAGTGAAAACAATTCATGaacatattatatttatctcgCAGCCGAACTCTATTATCGGACCTTCATTCCATAAAAACCAAATGGTTTTAAGAAAAACATTAAAGTTATTACTCTCAAATTTTCGAAGTTTGAATGGAGTTATTATTCTATTCCTGCAACTATTTTTGCCCCATAACTATTTCCACTCTCCTTATGTCTTCTTTCTTTCCCTCTCCCCCTCTCTCTTTGTATCTCCTTTCTTTGTCTCTCCCTAACTCCCTTTTATCCCCTCTTTTGAActaatttgaatattttaaaaagttgttatttttgttgttgttgttgtaaatGCTATAGGAGAAATTCTAATTTGTACACAACTccaaatcatttatatttaggGGCATACAcactattgaaaaaaaaattaaaaataaataatttagtcacatcatCTAGTATTAATCAATTCTTTTAGATTTGTGCCTAAGAATAATTAATTTAGATTTGTGCCTATGTAAAAA
This genomic interval from Trifolium pratense cultivar HEN17-A07 linkage group LG6, ARS_RC_1.1, whole genome shotgun sequence contains the following:
- the LOC123888106 gene encoding vacuolar protein sorting-associated protein 2 homolog 3 isoform X1: MNIFTKKPTAKEALRESKREMTNATRGIEREIGSLQLEEKKLVAEIKRTAKTGNEGATKILARQLIRLRQQIANLQGSRAQMRGIATHTQAMHAHSSVAVGMKGATKAMAAMNKQMEPAKQAKIMQEFQKQSAQMDMTTEMMSDVIDDALDDDEAEEETEELTNQVLDEIGVDIASQLSAAPKGRVATKNTENVGSSGIDDLEKRLAALRNP
- the LOC123888106 gene encoding vacuolar protein sorting-associated protein 2 homolog 3 isoform X2; its protein translation is MNIFTKKPTAKEALRESKREMTNATRGIEREIGSLQLEEKKLVAEIKRTAKTGNEGATKILARQLIRLRQQIANLQGSRAQMRGIATHTQAMHAHSSVAVGMKGATKAMAAMNKQMEPAKQAKIMQEFQKQSAQMDMTTEMMSDVIDDALDDDEAEEETEELTNQVLDEIGVDIASQLSAAPKGRVATKNTENVGRYFLENQKEN
- the LOC123891318 gene encoding CRIB domain-containing protein RIC7-like; this translates as MSSDNKMKGLLKGLRILSQIFDEKEQEIEIGNPTDVKHVAHIGWDGPTENNNPSWMNEFKSTSERSSGPLNMNGDNHSKELDDWASCDSMERSSKSMNDPDDTHELPLPKSSKQKSHSGNMRESHAKEKSDKPRQPKKHSKHSTPNDSFNESKHKTTEQPIQKDTNSLQIQGNTNDNLPPRVQSDNPKTTHSKKTKDVQGVSGSSKSRSKAQVKESNSNEVTHSRSSSKSKESNSNEGTHSRSSSKSKESNSNEGAHSRHSSKSKDPNSNDGSHARTSSKSKDSNSKEGPHSRSSTKSKDSNSNEGDLSRPNSKPRNKHRLSEEGGQLKERIQ